Within Bradymonas sediminis, the genomic segment GCGCCGTCTATTCTTCAGCCGTTGGAATAAGATGGAGTGAAAGCGTCGCGTATGGCTTCCCCTTGGCATCGAAATGTTTAACCTAGAGATGAGCCCAAGCCCCGGAGGCAGACGATGCGGATCATTCTTGAGCGAGCCTATGACGATTCCAAGCGCGATGGCGTGCGCGTGATGGTCGACCGACTCTGGCCGCGCGGGGTCAGCAAGGAGCGGCTTCACCTCGACGAGTGGGCAAAATCTGTCGCCCCCAGCGAGGATCTGCGCAAGTGGTTCGGCCACGACCCCGAGCGTTGGGAGGAGTTTAAGGCCCGCTATTTCGAGGAACTGGAGCAGAAGAGTGACGCCTGGCAACCGCTGCTCGAGTCAGCCTGGGAGGACACCCTGGTCCTCATCTTCGGCGCGCGCGATCGCGAGCATAATAACGCCGTCGCCTTGCGCGAATTTCTCGAAAATCAGCGCAAAGGTGACGGCTCGAATTAGGCGCCGGGTTTCGCCGGGCGGTCCTGATTATTTGCTCTTGAGCGTCTTCGCGTAGCCCTCATGAAGGTTGATCGCGCGGCTGCGCCATTCCAAAAGGCGTTGGCGTCGCTCGCCCAAATCGTCGCGGGTCGCGGCGAGGTTTTTGGTTTCGAGCGGGTCCTCACTCAGGTTGAAGAATTCGTCGGGTTGGGCGCCAAAATGATAGATATATTTCTCATCGCCGAATATCTCGGCCATGCAGCGGCGCTCGTACCAGCAATTCATAAATAGGCGGCGTTCCCGGTCGACCTCGGCCAGGGGGGTGCCCGGGAATTCACCGGCGACGATCTCAAAGCCGAGGCTCTTTACCGCGCTCGGCAGCAGGTCGAGATGATTGACGTTATACTCCACCGAGCGGGGCGTAGGGTTCTGCGGATCGAAGATCAGCATCGGGATATGCGTGCCTTCCTGATAGGGCACATTATCATGCTGGTAGCGCCCATGCTCGCCAAACGCCTCGCCGTGGTCCCCCACGATCACGAAGATTGTGTCTTCATAAATGCCCAATTCCTTATATTGCGCGAAGATATTCGCGACGAAGCGATCGACATAATGCACCGCATTAAGATAGCGATTGAATAGCTCATCTTCGGAGAAATCGTGGCGGCCGTAGCGGGTGGGCGCCAGATAATCGTGGTGCGCGGTGAGGGTAAAGTAGGTAGTGAAGAATGGTTTGTCTCGATGCTCAAGCAGCCACTCCCGGCTCGGCGCGAGCATGATATTATCCTCGTAGCCAAAATAATTGGCCATCTCCATGCCGGTCGGGTCCATATCATCGCCCGGGCGGAAGTCGTCGAAGCCGAAGTTCGCCACGAGCTGTTTGCGGTTCTCGAATTCCTGAGTCGCCGATTGGAAGAACGCGCTTTGATAACCGTGTTCGCGGAGCAATTGCGGCAGGCATCGCCCGGGGATGCGCCCCGGGAACGCCTCGGTAATCGGCATATGAAAATTTGGCTCAATCCCGCACAAAATCGCGACCAATGCCTTGGAGGAGTGCGGCACCACGGCATACGCGTTCTGCGCAACCGTCGAGCGCGCGGCGAGGTCGGCCATAAAGGGAGTCGTCTTCAGATCGGGCGCGTGGATCGTCGAAGCGCTCGCGCGCACGGACTCCAAGACCAGAAAGACAAGGTTTCGTGGCGCGGTTGTCGCGCCACCTTCGTCGCCCATCGCCGGCTGTATTCGCGCGTTCAGAGTGGTCGGCAAGACCTCGACCGATGAGACCGTAAGGCTCTCCTGGAGTGAGTCGGCAGCCGACAGGGCGACGTTGACCGTCGGCGCGCGCACCAGCGATCCATCGTCCACCGCGATAATGCCCGGCAGCGTGGCCGCGAATAAAAAGGTGAAGCTAGCAAACGCCAGGACCCAACTTCCCCTGGTTTCGCCATGCTCTTGGCCTGGGGCCGGGCCGTTTAAGCGGGATTGGCGGCGATAAATATACCAGGGCGCGACCGCCAGGACGGCGATATAGAGCACCAGGAAATAATAGATATCCGCGGGCACTTCATTGCCAATGACCCGGGCGTTGTCGGCCAGATGCGTCAAGGTGAAGACCATCAAATAGAAATCAATGGTCGTCCCGGTGGACAGATAGAATTGATGGCTCGAAAGCTCGACAGTGACCAGAAAAATCCACACGCATTGCAACCCGACGAGCGCCAGCTTTTGCCCAACGCTGCCGCGCAAAAGCTGAAGCAGGGCCACGCCTCCCATCGCCAGGCCCAGCGACAAGAAGACCACCGACTTCATCATATCGAGCTGACCCCCGAGGCTGCGCGGCACCACCTCGCCGAGCAGGCGCATCAGCGAAAAAGTCACCGCGAGCAGCCCGCCCGGCAGCGCCAGCCCGAGCAGATATCCCCATTCCATGGAGCCGAGTTTTCGAAAGATGCGTCGGAATATCATCAGTTATAAGCTTCGATAGAGGGGACTCGCCGCAATGCTCATGAGAGGGCCCGGCAACTATAAGATTGCTGGGAGTTCTGAGCAACTGGGGGCGCTATTTCGGCGGCGCGCTGTCTGGATGCTCTTCTGAGTGTTCTCACGATTCTCAAAAAAAACGCCCCTCGTGCGGAGGGGCGTTTACTCAAGGCGTCATTTACTTCACCTGATTATTTTGCCTGGACGGGCATCGTCACCGGCATTGCGCGGTTGTTGCCGTCGGTCGGAATGGTTCCGGTAATTTCCATTCGCTCACCGGTTTTGGCGTTCCAGAATCCTAACAAAATCTTTAGGTCGCCGGTCTTCCATTTTCTGGGGACTCGGATGACCTGTTTGTCGGCGATGATAGTGCCAGGCTTCCAATCCTCAAGCGGGAACAGCCCTTGAGCGGGGGCGTGGTCCAAGTTTTTCATCTTTCCGGGGCCTTCCAGATGAACAAAGAGCTTTAGATCTGGGTTGAGCTTCTTAACTGCTTCAAAATACCAGGTCACCGTGAATCGACCTCCCGGTACGGTGCTCTCGGCCGTAATATCGTAGCCGCGAAGCTTCACGACGTCGCCAAACTGTGCGTCGAGTTGATGCTGGACGTCGGGCAGACTCTCGAAGAGCACATCCTCGGCGATTCGCTCGGCGTGTGAGCGATGCATGCCGATAATCTCACGGCGCCAGTCCAATAAATCGCGCCGGAGTTCACTCAGATCGTCTCGGGAATTCGCGATATCATTGCGCTCGTCGGGGTCCTCGCTGAGATCAAAATACTCGTCCGGTTGGCTATCGAAGTGATGAATATATTTTTGGTCGCCGATAATCTGGGCCATACACCGGCGCTCGTACCAGCAATTAATGCGCATCGGTCGCTCTTCTTCGACCTCGAGGATAGGCATTCCAGGGAAGTCACCATCGAGCACTTCGTAGCCAAGTCTCTTGATGACGCTTGGGACGACATCCAAATGGTTGACATTATATTTTACCCGCCGGGGCTGCGGGTCCTGCGGATCGTAGATGAGAAATGGCACGCGCACGCCTTCCTGATAGATCACATTATCGTGCTGAAAGCGGTCATGCTCGCCGAGGCCCTCGCCGTGGTCGCCGACGATCACAAAAATCGTGTCCTCATAGAGCCCCAATTCCTTAAATTGATCGAGGACGTTCTTAACGAAATTGTCGACGTAG encodes:
- a CDS encoding LTA synthase family protein; translated protein: MIFRRIFRKLGSMEWGYLLGLALPGGLLAVTFSLMRLLGEVVPRSLGGQLDMMKSVVFLSLGLAMGGVALLQLLRGSVGQKLALVGLQCVWIFLVTVELSSHQFYLSTGTTIDFYLMVFTLTHLADNARVIGNEVPADIYYFLVLYIAVLAVAPWYIYRRQSRLNGPAPGQEHGETRGSWVLAFASFTFLFAATLPGIIAVDDGSLVRAPTVNVALSAADSLQESLTVSSVEVLPTTLNARIQPAMGDEGGATTAPRNLVFLVLESVRASASTIHAPDLKTTPFMADLAARSTVAQNAYAVVPHSSKALVAILCGIEPNFHMPITEAFPGRIPGRCLPQLLREHGYQSAFFQSATQEFENRKQLVANFGFDDFRPGDDMDPTGMEMANYFGYEDNIMLAPSREWLLEHRDKPFFTTYFTLTAHHDYLAPTRYGRHDFSEDELFNRYLNAVHYVDRFVANIFAQYKELGIYEDTIFVIVGDHGEAFGEHGRYQHDNVPYQEGTHIPMLIFDPQNPTPRSVEYNVNHLDLLPSAVKSLGFEIVAGEFPGTPLAEVDRERRLFMNCWYERRCMAEIFGDEKYIYHFGAQPDEFFNLSEDPLETKNLAATRDDLGERRQRLLEWRSRAINLHEGYAKTLKSK
- a CDS encoding DUF488 domain-containing protein; translation: MRIILERAYDDSKRDGVRVMVDRLWPRGVSKERLHLDEWAKSVAPSEDLRKWFGHDPERWEEFKARYFEELEQKSDAWQPLLESAWEDTLVLIFGARDREHNNAVALREFLENQRKGDGSN